One part of the Excalfactoria chinensis isolate bCotChi1 chromosome 8, bCotChi1.hap2, whole genome shotgun sequence genome encodes these proteins:
- the EEIG2 gene encoding EEIG family member 2 isoform X4 encodes MGAERGGGAELPCGSERTWGRPPGGSRPMAFMMIKKKKFKFRVELELDELSSVPFVNGILFCKVRLLDGGSFSGESSREVVQANCVRWKKKFIFMCKISANATTGVLDTCICRVSVRKELKGGKAFAKLGFADLNLAEFAGSGNTTRRCLLEGYDTKNTRQDNSILKVLINMQLMSGDPCFKMPPSTATSIAIAGESESLHEDRKGREDLKAVQVGIADASSKSASVPDEIGTCGHSRTSSYASQQSKLSAGYSTCHSRSASLSELCHRRNISVGSTSTGTGSILEPCKETEPKVTSTDTPSDASSEKLCRHPVKQDSVESQLKRVDATRVDADDVVEKILQSQDFSLDSSAEEEGLRLFVGPGGSTSFGSHHLPNRIWSI; translated from the exons ATGGGTGCGGAACGGGGTGGCGGAGCGGAGCTGCCGTGCGGCTCTGAGCGCACGTGGGGGCGACCCCCGGGGGGCTCCCGGCCCATGGCCTTCATGatgataaaaaagaagaagttcAAGTTCCGCGTCGAGTTGGAGCTGGACGAGCTCTCCTCCGTGCCGTTCGTTAACGGCATCCTGTTCTGCAAGGTGCGGCTGCTGGACGGCGGCAGCTTCAGCGGGGAGTCCTCCCG ggaggtggtgcaggcGAACTGTGTCCgctggaagaaaaaattcaTATTTATGTGTAAAATCAGTGCCAATGCCACAACAGGGGTTCTGGATACTTGTATCTGCAGAGTGTCAGTGCGGAAG GAGTTAAAAGGAGGAAAGGCATTTGCAAAG CTGGGCTTTGCAGATCTAAATCTAGCAGAATTTGCTGGATCGGGAAATACCACTCGTCGCTGTTTATTAGAAGGTTATGACACAAAAAATACAAGACAAGATAACTCCATTCTCAAA GTGTTGATCAACATGCAGCTCATGTCTGGAGACCcgtgttttaaaat GCCTCCTTCCACAGCAACATCTATAGCAATTGCGGGAGAATCAGAATCTCTGCATGAAGAcagaaaaggcagagaagacTTGAAAGCAGTACAAGTGGGTATAGCAG ATGCTTCATCAAAGAGCGCCTCTGTCCCTGATGAAATCGGTACATGTGGACATTCTAGAACATCAAGCTATGCAAGTCAGCAGTCAAAACTGTCAG CAGGATACAGCACGTGTCACTCTAGATCAGCTAGTCTGTCTGAACTCTGCCACAGAAGAAACATCTCAGTGGGTAGTACCTCAACAGGAACTGGAAGTATTCTAGAACCCTGTAAAGAGACTGAGCCAAAAGTAACTAGCACTGATACACCATCAGATGCATCATCAGAAAAACTGTGCAG GCATCCTGTAAAACAAGACTCTGTGGAATCACAGCTCAAGAGGGTTGATGCTACCAGAGTTGATGCTGACGATGTAGTTGAAAAAATACTCCAGAGTCAAGACTTCAGTTTAGACTCAAGTGCAGAAG AAGAAGGTTTAAGATTATTTGTGGGTCCTGGTGGAAGCACTTCTTTTGGAAGCCATCATCTACCTAACAG GATCTGGAGCATATGA
- the EEIG2 gene encoding EEIG family member 2 isoform X1, which translates to MGAERGGGAELPCGSERTWGRPPGGSRPMAFMMIKKKKFKFRVELELDELSSVPFVNGILFCKVRLLDGGSFSGESSREVVQANCVRWKKKFIFMCKISANATTGVLDTCICRVSVRKELKGGKAFAKLGFADLNLAEFAGSGNTTRRCLLEGYDTKNTRQDNSILKVLINMQLMSGDPCFKMPPSTATSIAIAGESESLHEDRKGREDLKAVQVGIADASSKSASVPDEIGTCGHSRTSSYASQQSKLSAGYSTCHSRSASLSELCHRRNISVGSTSTGTGSILEPCKETEPKVTSTDTPSDASSEKLCRHPVKQDSVESQLKRVDATRVDADDVVEKILQSQDFSLDSSAEEEGLRLFVGPGGSTSFGSHHLPNRVGSGAYEQVVIKR; encoded by the exons ATGGGTGCGGAACGGGGTGGCGGAGCGGAGCTGCCGTGCGGCTCTGAGCGCACGTGGGGGCGACCCCCGGGGGGCTCCCGGCCCATGGCCTTCATGatgataaaaaagaagaagttcAAGTTCCGCGTCGAGTTGGAGCTGGACGAGCTCTCCTCCGTGCCGTTCGTTAACGGCATCCTGTTCTGCAAGGTGCGGCTGCTGGACGGCGGCAGCTTCAGCGGGGAGTCCTCCCG ggaggtggtgcaggcGAACTGTGTCCgctggaagaaaaaattcaTATTTATGTGTAAAATCAGTGCCAATGCCACAACAGGGGTTCTGGATACTTGTATCTGCAGAGTGTCAGTGCGGAAG GAGTTAAAAGGAGGAAAGGCATTTGCAAAG CTGGGCTTTGCAGATCTAAATCTAGCAGAATTTGCTGGATCGGGAAATACCACTCGTCGCTGTTTATTAGAAGGTTATGACACAAAAAATACAAGACAAGATAACTCCATTCTCAAA GTGTTGATCAACATGCAGCTCATGTCTGGAGACCcgtgttttaaaat GCCTCCTTCCACAGCAACATCTATAGCAATTGCGGGAGAATCAGAATCTCTGCATGAAGAcagaaaaggcagagaagacTTGAAAGCAGTACAAGTGGGTATAGCAG ATGCTTCATCAAAGAGCGCCTCTGTCCCTGATGAAATCGGTACATGTGGACATTCTAGAACATCAAGCTATGCAAGTCAGCAGTCAAAACTGTCAG CAGGATACAGCACGTGTCACTCTAGATCAGCTAGTCTGTCTGAACTCTGCCACAGAAGAAACATCTCAGTGGGTAGTACCTCAACAGGAACTGGAAGTATTCTAGAACCCTGTAAAGAGACTGAGCCAAAAGTAACTAGCACTGATACACCATCAGATGCATCATCAGAAAAACTGTGCAG GCATCCTGTAAAACAAGACTCTGTGGAATCACAGCTCAAGAGGGTTGATGCTACCAGAGTTGATGCTGACGATGTAGTTGAAAAAATACTCCAGAGTCAAGACTTCAGTTTAGACTCAAGTGCAGAAG AAGAAGGTTTAAGATTATTTGTGGGTCCTGGTGGAAGCACTTCTTTTGGAAGCCATCATCTACCTAACAG AGTAGGATCTGGAGCATATGAACAGGTGGTGATAAAACGCTAG
- the EEIG2 gene encoding EEIG family member 2 isoform X3 — protein sequence MGAERGGGAELPCGSERTWGRPPGGSRPMAFMMIKKKKFKFRVELELDELSSVPFVNGILFCKVRLLDGGSFSGESSREVVQANCVRWKKKFIFMCKISANATTGVLDTCICRVSVRKELKGGKAFAKLGFADLNLAEFAGSGNTTRRCLLEGYDTKNTRQDNSILKVLINMQLMSGDPCFKMPPSTATSIAIAGESESLHEDRKGREDLKAVQVGIADASSKSASVPDEIGTCGHSRTSSYASQQSKLSAGYSTCHSRSASLSELCHRRNISVGSTSTGTGSILEPCKETEPKVTSTDTPSDASSEKLCRHPVKQDSVESQLKRVDATRVDADDVVEKILQSQDFSLDSSAEEGLRLFVGPGGSTSFGSHHLPNRVGSGAYEQVVIKR from the exons ATGGGTGCGGAACGGGGTGGCGGAGCGGAGCTGCCGTGCGGCTCTGAGCGCACGTGGGGGCGACCCCCGGGGGGCTCCCGGCCCATGGCCTTCATGatgataaaaaagaagaagttcAAGTTCCGCGTCGAGTTGGAGCTGGACGAGCTCTCCTCCGTGCCGTTCGTTAACGGCATCCTGTTCTGCAAGGTGCGGCTGCTGGACGGCGGCAGCTTCAGCGGGGAGTCCTCCCG ggaggtggtgcaggcGAACTGTGTCCgctggaagaaaaaattcaTATTTATGTGTAAAATCAGTGCCAATGCCACAACAGGGGTTCTGGATACTTGTATCTGCAGAGTGTCAGTGCGGAAG GAGTTAAAAGGAGGAAAGGCATTTGCAAAG CTGGGCTTTGCAGATCTAAATCTAGCAGAATTTGCTGGATCGGGAAATACCACTCGTCGCTGTTTATTAGAAGGTTATGACACAAAAAATACAAGACAAGATAACTCCATTCTCAAA GTGTTGATCAACATGCAGCTCATGTCTGGAGACCcgtgttttaaaat GCCTCCTTCCACAGCAACATCTATAGCAATTGCGGGAGAATCAGAATCTCTGCATGAAGAcagaaaaggcagagaagacTTGAAAGCAGTACAAGTGGGTATAGCAG ATGCTTCATCAAAGAGCGCCTCTGTCCCTGATGAAATCGGTACATGTGGACATTCTAGAACATCAAGCTATGCAAGTCAGCAGTCAAAACTGTCAG CAGGATACAGCACGTGTCACTCTAGATCAGCTAGTCTGTCTGAACTCTGCCACAGAAGAAACATCTCAGTGGGTAGTACCTCAACAGGAACTGGAAGTATTCTAGAACCCTGTAAAGAGACTGAGCCAAAAGTAACTAGCACTGATACACCATCAGATGCATCATCAGAAAAACTGTGCAG GCATCCTGTAAAACAAGACTCTGTGGAATCACAGCTCAAGAGGGTTGATGCTACCAGAGTTGATGCTGACGATGTAGTTGAAAAAATACTCCAGAGTCAAGACTTCAGTTTAGACTCAAGTGCAGAAG AAGGTTTAAGATTATTTGTGGGTCCTGGTGGAAGCACTTCTTTTGGAAGCCATCATCTACCTAACAG AGTAGGATCTGGAGCATATGAACAGGTGGTGATAAAACGCTAG
- the EEIG2 gene encoding EEIG family member 2 isoform X2, whose amino-acid sequence MGAERGGGAELPCGSERTWGRPPGGSRPMAFMMIKKKKFKFRVELELDELSSVPFVNGILFCKVRLLDGGSFSGESSREVVQANCVRWKKKFIFMCKISANATTGVLDTCICRVSVRKELKGGKAFAKLGFADLNLAEFAGSGNTTRRCLLEGYDTKNTRQDNSILKVLINMQLMSGDPCFKMPPSTATSIAIAGESESLHEDRKGREDLKAVQVGIADASSKSASVPDEIGTCGHSRTSSYASQQSKLSGYSTCHSRSASLSELCHRRNISVGSTSTGTGSILEPCKETEPKVTSTDTPSDASSEKLCRHPVKQDSVESQLKRVDATRVDADDVVEKILQSQDFSLDSSAEEEGLRLFVGPGGSTSFGSHHLPNRVGSGAYEQVVIKR is encoded by the exons ATGGGTGCGGAACGGGGTGGCGGAGCGGAGCTGCCGTGCGGCTCTGAGCGCACGTGGGGGCGACCCCCGGGGGGCTCCCGGCCCATGGCCTTCATGatgataaaaaagaagaagttcAAGTTCCGCGTCGAGTTGGAGCTGGACGAGCTCTCCTCCGTGCCGTTCGTTAACGGCATCCTGTTCTGCAAGGTGCGGCTGCTGGACGGCGGCAGCTTCAGCGGGGAGTCCTCCCG ggaggtggtgcaggcGAACTGTGTCCgctggaagaaaaaattcaTATTTATGTGTAAAATCAGTGCCAATGCCACAACAGGGGTTCTGGATACTTGTATCTGCAGAGTGTCAGTGCGGAAG GAGTTAAAAGGAGGAAAGGCATTTGCAAAG CTGGGCTTTGCAGATCTAAATCTAGCAGAATTTGCTGGATCGGGAAATACCACTCGTCGCTGTTTATTAGAAGGTTATGACACAAAAAATACAAGACAAGATAACTCCATTCTCAAA GTGTTGATCAACATGCAGCTCATGTCTGGAGACCcgtgttttaaaat GCCTCCTTCCACAGCAACATCTATAGCAATTGCGGGAGAATCAGAATCTCTGCATGAAGAcagaaaaggcagagaagacTTGAAAGCAGTACAAGTGGGTATAGCAG ATGCTTCATCAAAGAGCGCCTCTGTCCCTGATGAAATCGGTACATGTGGACATTCTAGAACATCAAGCTATGCAAGTCAGCAGTCAAAACTGTCAG GATACAGCACGTGTCACTCTAGATCAGCTAGTCTGTCTGAACTCTGCCACAGAAGAAACATCTCAGTGGGTAGTACCTCAACAGGAACTGGAAGTATTCTAGAACCCTGTAAAGAGACTGAGCCAAAAGTAACTAGCACTGATACACCATCAGATGCATCATCAGAAAAACTGTGCAG GCATCCTGTAAAACAAGACTCTGTGGAATCACAGCTCAAGAGGGTTGATGCTACCAGAGTTGATGCTGACGATGTAGTTGAAAAAATACTCCAGAGTCAAGACTTCAGTTTAGACTCAAGTGCAGAAG AAGAAGGTTTAAGATTATTTGTGGGTCCTGGTGGAAGCACTTCTTTTGGAAGCCATCATCTACCTAACAG AGTAGGATCTGGAGCATATGAACAGGTGGTGATAAAACGCTAG
- the HENMT1 gene encoding small RNA 2'-O-methyltransferase, with product MDKNCEDKQFNGVIKFTPPLYKQRYEFVKDLVSKYKPKRVADLGCADCTLLWMLKFCSCIEVLAGLDICATVMKEKMHRLAPLPADYLEPSERSLTVTLHQGSVAHKDSCMLGFDLVTCIELIEHLQEAEVEKFPEVVFGFMAPSMVVISTPNAEFNTLLPGVTVFRHPDHKFEWDRTQFQSWAQDTAKRYDYSVEFTGVGNPPAGMEDVGFCTQIGVFVKKYPQPREPVKCEKPTEAAYKTVFKAVYPSLKDEKYLQNAVLNEVMFRAEIIKRSLLDHLLSEYEDYNDDPTQRKLKLPCSVNCFSEDFETLAVEKSTEPFVSGNVVYVPLRKLFSFPKVNQLCGTFENFCRLITGKVTLNSDRSAVMLDTENENEEN from the exons ATGGATAAAAACTGTGAAGACAAGCAGTTTAATGGAGTTATTAAATTCACGCCACCATTATACAAACAACGTTATGAGTTTGTTAAAGATTTAGTGAGCAAATACAAGCCCAAAAGG GTGGCAGATTTAGGATGTGCAGACTGTACGCTTCTCTGGATGCTGAAATTCTGTAGTTGTATCGAAGTGTTAGCTGGGCTAGATATATGTGCAACTgtgatgaaagagaaaat gcaTAGGTTAGCTCCTCTTCCTGCTGATTATTTGGAACCATCTGAAAGATCCCTAACTGTGACTTTGCATCAAGGCTCAGTTGCTCATAAAGATTCCTGCATGCTTGGTTTTGACTTGGTAACGTGCATTGAGCT AATAGAGCACCTGCAAGAAGCAGAAGTAGAGAAATTTCCTGAAGTGGTGTTTGGTTTCATGGCTCCAAGCATGGTTGTGATCAGCACTCCAAACGCAGAGTTTAACACGTTGCTTCCAGGAGTGACAGTTTTCAGGCATCCAGACCACAAATTTGAATGGGACCGAACACAGTTTCAAAGTTG GGCTCAAGATACTGCTAAACGCTATGATTACTCGGTGGAATTCACGGGTGTAGGGAACCCCCCAGCAGGAATGGAAGATGTTGGGTTCTGTACCCAAATAGGTGTATTTGTTAAAAAATACCCTCAACCTAGAGAACCTGTGAAGTGTGAGAAACCCACTGAAGCAGCTTACAAAACT GTCTTCAAAGCAGTGTATCCAAGCCTTAAAGATGAGAAGTACCTGCAGAACGCAGTGCTCAATGAAGTTATGTTCAGAGCAGAAATCATTAAGCGAAGTCTGCTGGACCACTTACTGTCAGAATATGAAGACTATAATGATGATCCTACACAGAGGAAACTGAAACTGCCATGTTCAGTGaactgtttttcagaagattttGAGACACTGGCTGTTGAAAAAAGCACGGAGCCATTTGTCAGTGGAAATGTGGTTTATGTACCTCTCAGaaaactcttttcttttcccaaagtCAATCAGCTCTGCGGCACTTTTGAGAACTTTTGCAGGCTTATTACTGGCAAGGTCACACTGAACAGTGATCGTTCTGCTGTGATGCTCgatactgaaaatgaaaacgaAGAGAATTAG